CGCGGAAAGCGCTCGCGCAGCCTCCCGCACACGTCAAACCCGCTGATCGTCGGCAGCATAACGTCGAGCAGCGCAACATCAAACGGAGGAGAAGCTTCCTCCGCCAGTGCCAAAGCGGTCTCGCCTTCCTCCGCTTCGGTCACGTCCATGCCGTTGCGTTTCAAATTTATGCGGATAAATCCGCGGATCGACTCTTCATCCTCGAGCAGCAAAATACGCATCGCCTGCTTCTCCATCCTCCATAGATCATAATCGGTCACGCCTGCTAAGGCAGCAGCTTGAAGATCTTCCGAAGCTTTGCTTCATCCGGCAGCATCAGCCTGTATTCCTGCTCCTCGCTCTCCGGCCAACCGGACGGAGCAGCGGCCCACACAGCCGCATAAACAAACCCTTCCGCCTTGCTCAAGATCGCATAATGGCGCGATTCATCCCGAAGCTGCTTCTCCTTCCCGCTCCAATCGGCAACCGGTGTAGAGAGAACGGCAAACAATTCGGAGCGACTGCCCGAAAATCTATGGTAATAATCGACTGCGATTTCATTGTTCCCGTCCTCGGTAAACTGGCGAATCGTGTAGCGGCCCCGCCATTCAACCGGAAAACGAAGCTCATATCCTTCCGCGGAATTCACATACCGCTCCGAGACCACTTTAAAGCGGTCTCCGCCTTCCCACTGCTTGTACTGTTCGATCCACAGCAGGTCGCTGTACGGAAGCCCTTCCTTCTGTCCGGGAGCCTCGCGAGTTACATTGATGTCGAGTATGCCGTCACCGTTCCCGTCTCCGCCAAAGGTTTGACGGGCGTTGTTCTCCGTCACCTCTCCGCTCGCCGCAGGCAGCGGGTAGATCTTAATTAGTTTGCCGCCCGTCCAGGCCAGCATTACGGTGTAGGATGAATGCGCGCCCACACCGGCATCCGCTATAATTCCGTATCGCTGCGGCGCTATTCTGCCGACCACTAAATTGTAATATCCATTCACAGCTCCGTTCAAGGGGGCGGATGCGGCCTCGCTGACCGTATTCCCCGCTATCCGCTTAATCTGAACGGAAGCCTTCATTTGATCCCGGTTCAAATTAATGACCGCCAGCTCCGATTTCCCGTCTCCGTCCGCATCGCCGATTCCGATCGTATCGTAAGAAATCTC
This is a stretch of genomic DNA from Paenibacillus sp. sptzw28. It encodes these proteins:
- a CDS encoding VCBS repeat-containing protein; the encoded protein is MKLVMLSSISLLILNGCQYTATPADLLLNPRSTPDNAKLASAVQDALPPRAKLSLPDQGASDAAVNKADVDGDGQPEAIVTFVNDNDTQQVMVLKQSGGGWKPWFTFAESSSYGIDLVRTIDLDHDGQPEVLIGWDQYGEPQHTLNIYHIEKGYNGVKPPVPIAEISYDTIGIGDADGDGKSELAVINLNRDQMKASVQIKRIAGNTVSEAASAPLNGAVNGYYNLVVGRIAPQRYGIIADAGVGAHSSYTVMLAWTGGKLIKIYPLPAASGEVTENNARQTFGGDGNGDGILDINVTREAPGQKEGLPYSDLLWIEQYKQWEGGDRFKVVSERYVNSAEGYELRFPVEWRGRYTIRQFTEDGNNEIAVDYYHRFSGSRSELFAVLSTPVADWSGKEKQLRDESRHYAILSKAEGFVYAAVWAAAPSGWPESEEQEYRLMLPDEAKLRKIFKLLP